One genomic window of Mycosarcoma maydis chromosome 20, whole genome shotgun sequence includes the following:
- a CDS encoding uncharacterized protein (related to AYR1 - NADPH-dependent 1-acyl dihydroxyacetone phosphate reductase), with product MANLVTANDPRKVVVITGCSSGLGRSMAIEFDAQKEYRVFATARNVEALRDLPAGIERVQLDVTNTTSINDAFKAITSSTHNRIDVLINNAGVNLAVGPLIETPIDDIRKTFEANLFGLVAVTQVAAPYMIRRRSGTIVNIGSVAAIACMPFGGPYSASKSAVHAISDTLRLELSPFGVNVVVVAPGAIKSSIAENTLKNRSNSSKPSGDDGDLGYLPAESLYKHVEDLVKFRAEFSQQGEPTPSETFAKNVRQWVAATRPGAYLFTGKKSSVVWISYYLPVRVKDWILGRIFQIHRIGQNAHKNKNI from the exons ATGGCTAACCTCGTCACCGCTAACGATCCGCGCAAAGTCGTCGTCATTACCGGTTGCTCGTCCGGACTTGGCCGCTCAATGGCCATCGAGTTTGACGCTCAGAAGGAGTACCGCGTGTTTGCAACCGCACGCAACGTCGAAGCCCTTCGCGATCTGCCGGCAGGCATCGAACGTGTTCAACTAGACGTCACCAACACCACTTCCATCAACGACGCCTTCAAGGCGATCACTAGCTCTACTCACAATCGGATCGATGTGCTGATTAACAATGCCGGTGTAAACCTCGCCGTCGGTCCACTGATCGAAACGCCAATTGACGATATCCGAAAGACCTTTGAAGCTAAT CTCTTCGGATTGGTCGCAGTGACACAAGTCGCCGCTCCTTACATgattcgtcgtcgatccgGCACCATTGTAAACATTGGATCTGTGGCCGCCATTGCCTGCATGCCCTTTGGCGGCCCCTACTCCGCCTCGAAATCCGCCGTACACGCTATCTCTGACACACTTCGGCTCGAACTCTCTCCGTTTGGCGTCAacgttgtcgtcgtcgcccCTGGAGCCATCAAATCGTCTATTGCGGAAAACACATTGAAGAACCGTTCCAACTCGTCCAAACCCTCTGGCGACGACGGAGACCTCGGCTACCTTCCGGCGGAATCGCTATACAAACACGTCGAAGATCTCGTCAAGTTTAGGGCCGAGTTCAGCCAGCAGGGCGAACCAACGCCAAGCGAAACGTTTGCAAAGAACGTCAGACAATGGGTAGCAGCAACTCGACCGGGCGCATACCTCTTTACGGGCAAGAAGAGTTCGGTTGTCTGGATCTCGTATTATCTACCTGTGAGAGTAAAGGATTGGATCTTGGGTAGAATCTTCCAGATTCACAGGATCGGTCAGAACGCTCATAAAAACAAGAACATCTGA
- a CDS encoding uncharacterized protein (related to FMP30 - mitochondrial inner membrane protein with a role in maintaining mitochondrial morphology) yields the protein MSAAEQQHKRHHRTIDEMVHGQDQPNDAESVSSSRSSSSSDEPAAQTTTDDTCYAHNESTKANSNRCTPYRIVLNCRSSDPIADLHTLDPDELPSHWVPTVVSQVTRATSTAVGQLSSPRQSASSRHDHQSGEEQQSLNKQQSHMLDHLTFRNPWEQSFRKTGIKGILNGGLKWGLPDSYEEGSGRGSKRSSGFKSNKKIQRQRLTARKEDQDLGEEWDHVEVVKPEWGWPSRHLENQVDQLREQEKAEHPAAQQQTKHKMEKRAGTEADYAAQEKPWRDWQDPTNPDRTAARVTWLGHATTLVQLPPLSTSAADGERQDVSSRSINILFDPIFSERCSPSQSAGPQRFTPAPCSVKDLPPIDFVVISHSHYDHLDYHTFQQLLHTRGDAVHAFVPLGVKEKLTGSGGFGWKSEQVSELDWWDSATLSLGGSQEGQVKIWCTPAQHGSGRGSGDKDASLWASWVVEWISQHQRFCAFFAGDTGLKYHHDNPHKRSKYPACPAFAEIARKFQPFDLLLLPISVGSSLSYFRSWDPFPRAFSPFPRVSSTLTSSIHMDPHDAVECHAIFQKEGNPRAMVSLAVHYGTFVRNDEQTRGDVRELRKACRMHGLKFQRVRDETCLLTGAQREQNEDEQDVFLVADQGKTVWLPIRACS from the coding sequence ATGTCAGCTGCAGAGCAACAACATAAACGACACCATAGAACGATAGATGAGATGGTTCACGGCCAGGATCAACCGAATGACGCCGAGTCGGTTTCCTCGTCTCGTtcatcctcctcatccGACGAGCCCGCCGCGCAGACAACGACGGACGACACATGCTATGCTCACAATGAATCCACCAAGGCGAACTCGAACCGTTGCACGCCGTATCGAATCGTGCTCAACTGTCGATCTTCCGATCCGATCGCAGACTTGCATACTCTGGATCCGGATGAACTGCCCTCACACTGGGTGCCTACAGTAGTATCCCAGGTCACACGCGCTACATCTACCGCCGTTGGacagctcagctcgccgCGTCAAAGCGCGTCTTCTCGCCACGACCACCAATCAGGAGAGGAGCAGCAATCActcaacaagcagcagagTCACATGTTGGATCACCTCACATTCCGCAATCCTTGGGAACAGAGCTTTCGCAAAACTGGTATCAAAGGGATCCTGAACGGTGGGCTCAAGTGGGGTCTACCTGATAGTTACGAGGAAGGTTCCGGGAGGGGAAGTAAGAGGTCGAGTGGATTCAAGTCCAACAAGAAGATTCAGAGGCAGCGGCTAACGGCTAGAAAGGAGGATCAGGACTTAGGCGAGGAGTGGGATCACGTCGAGGTGGTCAAGCCAGAGTGGGGATGGCCATCGAGGCACTTGGAGAATCAAGTGGATCAGCTGCGAGAGCAAGAGAAGGCGGAACATCCTGCAGCGCAACAACAGACTAAGCACAAGATGGAAAAGAGAGCTGGAACGGAAGCGGACTACGCAGCGCAGGAAAAACCTTGGAGGGATTGGCAAGATCCAACGAATCCGGATCGCACAGCAGCCAGAGTCACTTGGCTAGGTCATGCAACCACACTTGTTCAGCTTCCACCACTCTCAACATCCGCCGCCGACGGCGAGAGGCAAGACGTCTCTTCTCGATCCATCAACATCCTCTTCGACCCGATCTTCTCGGAACGCTGTTCTCCCTCGCAATCCGCCGGCCCACAACGCTTCACTCCGGCACCCTGCTCGGTGAAAGACCTCCCACCGATTGatttcgtcgtcatctctCACTCGCACTACGACCACCTGGACTACCACACTTTTCAACAACTTCTCCACACGCGTGGAGACGCCGTCCATGCGTTCGTGCCGCTAGGAGTCAAGGAAAAGTTGACGGGAAGTGGTGGGTTTGGTTGGAAATCGGAGCAGGTGAGCGAATTGGATTGGTGGGATTCGGCCACCTTGTCTCTCGGAGGATCACAAGAGGGGCAAGTCAAGATCTGGTGTACGCCAGCACAGCACGGAAGTGGGAGAGGCTCAGGTGACAAGGATGCAAGTCTGTGGGCGAGTTGGGTTGTTGAATGGATTTCCCAACACCAAAGGTTCTGCGCCTTTTTCGCTGGTGATACTGGGCTCAAGTATCATCATGATAATCCGCACAAGCGATCCAAATACCCAGCCTGCCCGGCGTTCGCCGAGATCGCTCGCAAATTCCAGCCTTTCGACCTTCTCCTCTTGCCCATCTCAGTAGGCTCGAGTCTAAGCTACTTCCGATCATGGGATCCCTTCCCGAGAGCGTTCTCACCTTTTCCAAGGGTGAGCAGCACCTTGACGTCGAGCATCCACATGGACCCGCATGATGCGGTCGAATGCCACGCCATTTTCCAGAAAGAGGGAAACCCAAGAGCCATGGTTAGCCTAGCAGTACACTATGGGACGTTTGTCAGAAACGACGAGCAGACACGTGGCGATGTGAGGGAGTTGAGAAAGGCGTGTAGGATGCATGGGTTGAAGTTCCAGAGGGTCAGGGACGAGACGTGTCTGCTAACAGGTGCACAGCGGGAGCAGAatgaggacgagcaagacgtgTTTCTGGTCGCGGATCAAGGAAAGACTGTTTGGCTGCCTATTCGGGCTTGCTCATGA
- a CDS encoding tRNA-specific adenosine deaminase (related to tRNA-specific adenosine deaminase 1) — translation MATHQSSLQVDHELIAHLALSAYHQLPPRGGKPGIKSNNRIEWTVLAAFILSYPATESRQYTLISLATGLKCLPFTLLPAHGDVLHDQHAEVLARRGARSWLLHRLEQEVDSGELKLFQEAEAKAGKRWRLSQGVRLHLYVSTLPCGDASSKLLDFQRAAQDVLAATPNAPTPTELLASDTQTSSSSSCTSSSIVRGRASSTHHLLPAASLRTKPGRPDSPPSISMSCSDKIALCNAPGIGMQGSLLSSLMEPIYIHSLTMCDHPTRHIFPAFPWTPPDQEIEFQEQARQALKHVLAQDCRRALQRARPIDDPHPIIVGWSTVAFVDSRESRLEFAWSTLSSSPVSDSHIADGKVPNMSQLKSCEPVSCPNSILYIRDSALQSKKGRVENLASGTKMGAPTRRTKSQIDGQLSEPLKPPARSWLCRLNFFQSFVAAYDSITGIAPPPERKSLLYRDAKQGAFGEGSKAYTTRKAELLGGTEDAQKRVQQFLAGARHATAIKATMPTNEVQNTIATREPGESDKLNAPAQDASVFTAWLRTPVALSQFDLRGHTAQAQAQAQPPCASAPTIGVPTSLIPHHGTEQ, via the coding sequence ATGGCTACGCATCAAAGTTCTCTGCAGGTCGATCACGAACTCATAGCTCATCTAGCCCTTTCAGCTTACCACCAGCTGCCACCTCGAGGCGGCAAACCGGGCATCAAATCCAACAACCGAATTGAATGGACCGTACTAGCTGCCTTTATCCTCTCCTACCCTGCCACGGAATCGCGTCAATACACGCTTATAAGCCTAGCTACGGGACTCAAATGTTTACCATTCACCTTGCTACCCGCTCACGGAGACGTACTGCACGATCAGCATGCCGAAGTACTCGCTCGCAGAGGCGCTCGATCGTGGCTTCTACATCGACTGGAGCAGGAAGTCGATTCTGGTGAACTCAAGCTCTTTCAGGAGGCTGAAGCTAAGGCTgggaagaggtggaggcTAAGTCAAGGGGTGAGATTGCATCTTTATGTGTCTACGTTGCCATGCGGCGATGCTAGCAGCAAGTTGCTCGACTTTCAAAGGGCTGCACAGGATGTACTCGCAGCTACACCAAATGCACCCACGCcgaccgagctgctcgcatCAGATACTCAAACGTcttcaagctcaagctgcacaTCCAGTAGCATTGTACGAGGCCGCGCCTCTTCAACGCACCATTTGCTCCCAGCCGCCTCGCTTCGCACAAAACCAGGACGACCTGACTCGCCACCCTCGATCAGCATGTCGTGCTCCGACAAGATCGCACTCTGCAACGCACCCGGTATAGGTATGCAGGGGAGCCTACTCTCCTCGCTTATGGAACCAATTTATATTCACTCGCTCACGATGTGTGACCACCCCACTCGACACATCTTTCCCGCGTTTCCTTGGACTCCGCCGGACCAAGAGATAGAATTCCAAGAACAGGCAAGGCAAGCGCTGAAACACGTGCTGGCACAAGACTGCCGTCGCGCTTTGCAGAGGGCACGGCCCATCGACGACCCTCATCCAATCATCGTAGGTTGGTCAACGGTCGCATtcgtcgacagcagagAGTCTCGTCTCGAATTCGCCTGGTCGACCTTGTCCTCCTCCCCGGTTTCAGATAGCCATATTGCTGATGGCAAAGTGCCAAACATGTCGCAGCTCAAGTCATGCGAACCAGTCAGCTGCCCTAACTCGATCCTCTACATCCGCGATTCAGCTTTACAGTCTAAAAAGGGCAGAGTGGAGAACCTCGCAAGCGGCACCAAGATGGGCGCGCCCACGCGAAGGACGAAGTCCCAAATCGATGGACAGCTGAGCGAACCATTGAAGCCACCAGCTAGGTCTTGGCTGTGTCGACTCAACTTTTTTCAGTCTTTCGTTGCTGCCTACGATTCCATCACTGGCATTGCACCGCCACCAGAGCGGAAATCGCTGCTATATCGTGATGCAAAGCAAGGGGCCTTTGGTGAAGGATCCAAGGCATACACGACGAGAAAGGCCGAGTTGTTGGGTGGGACAGAGGACGCGCAAAAGCGTGTGCAGCAGTTCTTGGCTGGCGCCAGGCATGCCACGGCAATCAAGGctacgatgccgacaaATGAGGTGCAAAACACGATCGCGACACGAGAACCAGGTGAATCTGACAAGCTAAACGCGCCTGCACAGGACGCGAGCGTTTTCACCGCCTGGTTGAGAACTCCAGTCGCCTTGTCACAGTTCGACCTTCGAGGCCATACAgctcaagcgcaagcgcaagcccAACCCCCTTGCGCATCTGCACCCACCATTGGCGTCCCAACCTCGCTCATTCCACACCACGGCACAGAGCAATGA